Proteins from a genomic interval of Crassostrea angulata isolate pt1a10 chromosome 7, ASM2561291v2, whole genome shotgun sequence:
- the LOC128157507 gene encoding uncharacterized protein LOC128157507: MATALIGKTDVGVKEFGRDVEVAENPTAKLMYYLDSICYVLNIEKTERNIRKLRDYQNYRRLSDEEINNLIVLCVLFSPDVLLGKCIFPDEEMCGMDMNKFYELSAVSHRFLVTEEIVIGGQTRRVQKILFFRDIWLECFYLEPIKQYQSKIEGIAATLQGRSVARQPTQTRAGQSRPASSQASRRPQTQQRALPSPTRPATASPAPKKDDGCVIL, translated from the coding sequence atGGCAACAGCTCTGATCGGAAAGACTGACGTAGGAGTGAAAGAGTTTGGTAGAGATGTAGAGGTAGCCGAGAACCCGACAGCCAAGCTAATGTACTACCTGGACAGTATCTGCTATGTCCTGAACATCGAGAAAACCGAGCGGAATATCCGTAAACTTCGGGACTACCAGAACTACAGGAGACTCAGTGACGAGGAGATCAACAACCTCATCGTACTATGCGTTCTGTTTTCGCCGGACGTACTCCTCGGCAAATGTATTTTCCCGGACGAGGAAATGTGCGGCATGGATATGAATAAGTTCTACGAGCTAAGCGCTGTATCGCACCGATTTCTCGTGACGGAAGAAATTGTGATCGGAGGCCAAACCCGTCGCGTCCAGAAGATCCTCTTTTTCAGGGACATCTGGTTGGAATGTTTCTATTTGGAGCCGATAAAGCAGTACCAGTCAAAGATCGAGGGCATCGCTGCTACGTTGCAAGGTCGCAGTGTTGCTAGGCAACCAACCCAAACGAGAGCTGGTCAAAGTCGCCCTGCGTCCTCCCAGGCATCACGCCGACCGCAGACGCAACAGCGTGCTTTACCGTCGCCTACTCGCCCGGCTACTGCGTCACCAGCGCCCAAGAAAGATGACGGGTGTGTCATTTTGTAA